The following is a genomic window from Vitis vinifera cultivar Pinot Noir 40024 chromosome 6, ASM3070453v1.
ATTATCGGATGAAAGCTTAAATGATTACATTTGAaagattttggattttctaagatagtttttaaaaatagttttattaactactattatttttattaataaaattttatttgatagcttaaatataaaaaattatagatttataatataaaaatttataaaaaatacctcaaatttattctaaaaaatgaacCATTTTCccaatatattctaaaaaactattttttcttaaagatttattaaacatatttttaaatgttttcaaaataactttgaaataaataaataattttttttaaaaggttaaaaatattaatagagaaaaaacaaatttcatttatttttagttgtttcatagaaaataaaaatattatcagaGAAAAcacaaatttcatttattttatttgtttcttgaTTCTATGATAATATTACGTAAGATTTGCAAACTCTCACCGGTCACTGCTTCCCAAATTTCTGAAAATTCAGATTATTTACAGAACTGATCATTTCACCAATCACAAGAAGTGGCTGAATCTGAGTTTGGTGAAGGTTATTAGGAATTTGCAGAGATGGAGAACCCACCTCAGATCGCCGTTCTTGGTGGTGGTATCTTTGTAAGGACTCAGTACATTCCCAGATTGGCTGAGATCTCTCATCTCTTTGTTCTCAAAGCTATTTGGAGCCGTTCCCAGGTACCTTTATAGCCTCAcctctctgtttggttgctgagaaactgTGAGAAAATTGAGGAAGGAATGGAGAAAACTCGAAATCAACTTGAAATATGACTTGGGTGCTGAAAAAGATTTAGGGAGATGAGGAATGTCGTATGGGGATGTGGACAGAATGAGTAAAACTTGTAATCAAATTGAAATAGAACTGGGGTTCCCAACAAAATTTAGGGAGATGGAGAATGTTATATGGGGGTCGTATGatttgtttggttgctaagaaagtGTAGGAAATTTAAGGAAGTAACAAAGAAAGATTGAAGTATAAGTTGGGTCCTTTCCGAATTTAGGGAGATGAAGAATATAATATGGGGATAAACAGAGGAAATGAAAGGACATTGGATTACTCATCTGGGTCAGTCTCGTACGATGAATTGGCTAAAATGTGTTAgggtttttggttttctttaagAATTTTACTCTAGAAGATgcaggggttttttttttcctagaaaaaaatttctctaaTTGAGTTACTAGGGAGATGATAATCTCATTTAAGGATGTGTGATCactttggttgctgagaaaactggGGGAAATGTGACAGATATTGGGTTACTCAATCGGGTCAGTCTTGTACTAGGACTTGGTTGAAATGTATCGGGGTTTTTGGTTTTCTTAGGAAGCAAGCTCCTGAAAATGAAAgaactttcatttctttttgttgtCCATCTTCTGGATCTGCATtgtttaaattataaatgtttGTGTGCAGGAATCTGCCAATATCACTGTTGAGCTTGCCCGGAAAAATTTTCCTGATGTAGAATGTAAGTGGGGTGAAGATGGTCTTGATGAGATTATTAATGATTCTTCTATAACTGGGGTTGCAGTGGTTCTTGCCGGACAGTTTCAGGCATCCCTCTAAAACTCTTTCTCTATAAATTATCAATTGATTTTGTATATGTTTGTATTAGAAATACTCTACGCCTTTCTGTTTGTGGTTACGGATTGGCCTCTTATGTTGATTTGTGTTCACACTTTCAGGtgtagaaaattaagaaaacagaTATTATGGTATTTGAAACTGCGGAATTCTAGAATTGGGTGTAGGAATTGAgcaattataaatttttgtgcAAGGGTAAAAACTATATTGACTgttcaattatttttgtatatggATACAAGACAAGAACACCAATACTAGCGGGAAGTGAGGTATTATTTAGCTTTCTTTTTGTAGTTGAAAGTGCATGGATAATGCAAATGAAAAAGTAGAAGTTGATGGTTCGGTGAGATGAACGTACTTTAAAGCTAAAATTCATATCCTTCTTTAGTATaccttataaatttatttcaacaGAAAAGGTTTTCGCACAAAACTTTCCATCTTCTACACAATGCATGTTCCCTTAACAAATGTGTTTGTATCTTCTAGAATGAAAGTAGTGCTTAAACAAAAAGCTGCTTATGTGTATCCACCATAGTTAAACAAACAACTCACTGCATTGTCCACTAGACTCTGTTCCATTTAAATTGTATGTTGGTTGAGTAACATTTCAAGGCGAGCTTCTCTTTGTGAATGAAATATTTGAAGTAAACCTAGATTCCATTACAAGTAAAATGCAAAGTTAGCTGACCCTAAAAAGGAGAATGAAAGAGGGGACACAATCTTTTCTAATAGAGTGTTCACTTAAAATGTTCATTATACTTAAAAGCATCTTCTTCAACATTCTATAGTCCTCTGTTAGAAATGTTAATATTTGCATATGAACCGATTCATGCAGGTGGAGATGTCACTTAGACTGCTAAAGGCAGGGAAGCATGTTCTTCAAGGTGATTCTGTGTTTGTAAAAAACTATAAACTGAAGTTTGCTCAGTTCTTGCATCTTTTCAACTAGCCTCCAATTAACTTCTCTTCATCCCCTCCCCTCTCCCCCACCCCGCACACTTAcacaaggattaaaatatcaGAAACTGCAGAAACATTGGTAGTTGGGTTTTACTGAAATATCAAATGGAAAtctgaaaaaaaatttcagtgGGAtggaaattaatcaaaacttaaaaaaaatattggaaaaaaaatccaagaaatgatgaaaataataataatacgtATATTggagttgttttgttgaaatatatacatatatgataACATTTATTACGTTCAACAAGAATATGCAGAAGttgaaaacacatttaatactaaaatgtgTATCTATTTCATTTGGATGtatttaaggatataaaagaaatgatgaaacattaatgattatttttgtagttaaaaatgtttataatttatttacaagtttatatatctttttatatttaatttctacaCAAAAGATATAAAgacttattaagaaaattattatgatgatttttatatttttcaactaCAAGTCAAATGGAATTTGAGAataaactatttaaaattaatttatttaccaAGGTGGCTTTTGGATacacttcttatttttatttttaaaattagaaattcctATACAAAATATAAGAGCTCTTATTCAAAAATGGAAATTACATTGTATTCTTAAAAACCCTTCTCAAACTTTAGAAATTTgtggaattatttatttatttattttttacttccttaaattttaaaatatgttttcaagtaCACTATGTTTTCAATATGTTTTTACTGAggaattttatataaaattttcaatttaaaaaaaaataaaaagtaggaAATGTATCCAAACATGCGCTACAGCACTGGCATGATGATGCTAAAAATATATTGGCGATTAATAGAAAATGTCATGATAAATTGCCGAAAAATCgacaattaataaaaaaaatttacaaaaaattgCAGAAAATCCAGAGAAATTCTGCTGGCCAAATTGCCAGCCATAAAATCATTTTGGTGGATGCTGAAACATGAAATTTTGGTGAAATTTGCTGAAATTTTAATCCTTGCgcgcgcgcacacacacacacacattatTAGATTTATATGTAGGAAATAATGAAAGAAAGGAGACTCCTAAATGTTATTATGTAATTGTTATTTCATTGTTTCATAAACTTTTTCCTATGCAACATACTAAAATGTACTTTTGGTTTGGGCTTGCCATATGTACTGCTTGGATAAAATGGTGAATCTGAAGAGAAACCGGCAGCAGCTTGTAAGTAGGATATGATTTCAACTTATTTGAATTTATTCATGTCTTTGGAGTAATTTATCCATGGCAATGATGGAGAAGAATTTGTTGTTTCTTGCTTCTCTTTATATTATTGAGTTTGATTTGCACACTTGAGAAACAATGCAATTGCTGTTAGAGTgcaactctttttctttttctttttttccgtTCTTTACATAGGCAGTAAAGAATAAGTAACAAAGTAGAAAAGGAGGTGGCAAGGACCTAGAGGTGTGACAATACTGAGTACAAAAAATGGAATATCACATTCTAAGGAAAGCCAAGGGAGGGATCCCAAAGGTCCTGTGTACAAGAACATCATATTGATGCTTGTTCTAGATGGACTTGTCTGATTGTGTATTTGATAGAAATAAATTCTTACTGTCTTGTGTTCAGGGTTTTAATTTGCACATTATCACTCTCAAGTAATGTGAAAGGAACTTGCAAGTGATTAACACCCGCAAACTAAGTTTAACCAAATCATTGTGATGCTGAAATATGGCCGAGGGTAGTTAGCAAAATATATTTACTAACAATTAAACTCCAACGAGGATCATATGTAATGGTTTGATCATTTTGGATCCAGATATTCCTTATTAAGCCTTACCTATGTCCTTTTAGTGCCTTATACTTCACAGAGTGTATCCCAAAGCTGGAGGAAGGAGAGTTGCATGGATAGACAATCAAAATAAAACTTACAATCATACTTTTTTTCCGTGATGCGAGAACCCACTGACTCTGCTTTGCATTACCTGGAAAAACCATGGGAATCCTAGACACTTGCAAGTCGGGCCTTCTCCATACTGCTGCCAAAGAGTAATGGAAGATATGAACCTTAGTAGAGCTGAATGGTGAAAAAGGCTCACATAACCAACTCCAAGTAATTGGAATTTAGGCTTTCAAGGTAGTTTAGCACTTTAGTAGGTTGTGATGagtatattttatatcattgaatTCAACTCACTACGATTTGTCCCTATTAGATATCCACTTACCAGCTTTTATTTGCTCTCCCACTTAGTAAAATTGTAGTCATCTTGGTTTTTAAGTTCATGATGTAGGACCTAGAAGGAATCACAGATTAAGGGTTAAAACCACAAGAAAAATAGCAGGACTACAGacaaatgaaaagacaccagaGGCATAGAAAAGAGattagaagaagaagacgaGATAACTAATAGCATCATACCAGCATATTTCTAGGTTTGTGAGAGAACCCATATCCAATGACAATGCAGCAGAACTCTTATTCAATCTTGAAACAAAGAGATTCTAAAGATTAGGTAGGATTCTGGACAATTTGACCCTCAAAACAAAACTAGTTTCAACAATATGTAAGGCAGTTTGACAGGATAGAATGACCTAATGTAAAAAGGAATAATACAATACCTTGAATGGTGACATGAAAAAAGCCTGTTAAGTTTCATTGGCCTCACATCACAACCCTCCCCACAATTAAAGCTTGGGGTTTATATATATTGGTCTCTTGGTTTCTTTTTGAAGCTTTCTTTATCATTTCCTGTCGATTTAGCTCTCCATAAATTCATTTTGGGTTGTTTGGACATCACACACAGTAAAATCATTGTGTTCTGCAGAAGATATGGGCATACAATTTAGTAGGCTAATATAAAGATTGGAACTATTACTAGAATCACCAAAAGGCACTGAAGTGATCTATTGAAAGCAgaaaatttccttttcttttacctttaatattctattatattaaGGGAATTTTCCTTATGGATGCATGCATGAATGCTAAAATACCCTGAAAATTGTTTCCAATAGACACATTAAAGGTAAAGCCTTATTAAGTTAAACTTTGCTGACTTTTCCACCACCCTCTTGGATAGAAGTCTAGTATCCATTTTGAATTGTGCTGCataattgaaacaaaagaaTATAGTGTGAGTAAAGTGAGTTAAGCAATGTGCATATCATCATTAAATAGAATTTCAAGTGAAGCAACATGCAAGCATTGAAATATTACAAAAAGCAATGATGAACTCATTTCAAATTTTGTACAAAATGCAATGGACCGATTAAAATTTCATAGGACATCCAAGAGTCTTAATGGGAAACAATTTTCTTAATCTCAAAGCTAAGAAAGAAGTTTCTGTTCTTAAGTTTCTTTACAGTTTTCTGAGATTCTGTTTCCCACTGTCTGCTGCTGCAGATGCcaactttatattttctttcttttatacaTACATGTGTGTACTGATATGTATCGGCTCATAAACCACTACAATTGACTTAATTATGGCCTTTTTTCTACTCTTTCGGCTAGAGCTATTATATATCTGTACTTAAGCAATTCCTAAAATTCAGCATATGtatgatatttaataattacaCCATATTCAAGGAGTTTCTTCTCTTAAGCAAATACACTGTGTCCTAATCATGCAGCTATTAGTGAGGCAGAAACTGCACTCTCACACTACAATTCAATTTGTGCCAGCATCCCTGGCCAACCTATTTGGGCTGTTGCAGAGAATTACCGGTTTGAACCTGCTTTTGTTGAGGTAATTCTTTTTAGCATAAGTGATTTAATTCCCACTACCCTGCTTGTAAGACAAATCATTATTGATTCCACAGTGCAAGAAACTAATGGAAGAGATTGGAGATATGATGAGCATCCAAGTTATTGTTGAGGGATCAATGAACAGTTCAAACCCTTATTTCTCAAGTTCTTGGAGACGCAATTTTACAGTGAGTATATGTTCCATAGTTAAGCAGATTACTATAAATAATTCAATGATTTACCAGAGAATTTCCATGGCAGATATACTTTTTGGAACAATCAATGACAAAGTTTATTTTCTATGTGATAATTATAATATACATGTGCTCTCATCTACTGAATTGATACATACAATGTTAAATTGCAAGAAACCCTTAGTGATTATTCACATTGTTATGGTTTCCTTCTTATTCCTTGTAGTAAGTATATGATAAACTAGTTGAATTCTGAATTTTCAGGGATGTCTCTCCTGTTCTTTGATTGTTTAACCTAACCATCTTCCTCGGACATTATCATACTTAAACTGCCCATTTGTGTCTTATGCTGATAATGATGTAATCAATTTGTCAGGGTGGTTTCATTCTGGATATGGGGGTACATTTCATTGCAGGATTGAGGATGGTGAGCTCAAATATCTATTATACCTAATggcaaattaattatactttTGGTTATTTTGGTAAAAAGGTTTACTGATAGGACCGATTctgttatttttgtttcaaattttgaaaacattaaagCTTTCAATTGTCGAAGTTGCTAATGGGTTAAAAATTAGGTATGAGAAAAAAGTTGGCAGTGGTAACATGGTTAACTCTCAACATACTGTCCATCAGTGATTCTGAAATAGCTTGCTTGAGTTTGCAGTCTTGCAAAAAGCTCTTAATATTTCAACATTTGTCTTGAATTGTGAAACTTGTATATTGTCAACTCACCAGCCTTGCTATTTCacaatagtaaaataaatttcttgtaTGAGTATTGTTTGGACCATTAATCTGATTCTAAATGTGATTTATCTGGTTCACATGAACAGCTTGTTGGATGTGAAATTGCCTCAGTTTCGGCTATCACTTCTCATGTAGATACGATGCTGCCTCCACCGGATAACATATCCTCTGTCTTGTATGTTTCTAGagcatgaatttaattttccaataaattattttctgatGCAATTGAAAGTCTAAAGGTGACAGTTTGGATTTCCCCTTGCCTCATTAGTCAACTGGAGAATGGATGTTCTGGTGTCTTTGTAATGGTAGTTTCCACGAGGGCTCCTAAGGCATGTGGTGAAATGATACTTTTAGTTCAAATTTCCGTTCTTCacaaatataaattattgttaCTCACTTGTAGTCCTTTATACCTTCAGATATTCTGGCGAGTTGTTGGCTTAAAAGGAACACTGCAACTTGAGCGAGGGAACAAAGAGGGAAGTCATGGTTACCAGGTATATTGAAATTCTTCGAGTCTTATTCCATTAATGGGAATTATATGACAGTTTTGAAGGTCTTTAGTGCTTAATGTGCCTGAGAAGCTTGAGTTTCATTAGGACACAAAAACCATGTACTTAGATTATGAGAAATTACAACCTGCTTTTGATATCTTTCAATCCTATGACAGTTTTCATTTCATGGTGCTGATGGGCAATGCAAAAGCTCCTTCTACCCGTTCAGTGGGGTGACTGAggaattaaaaacttttatacatGACATTTCACAGGCCACCCTTAAGGTAGTGTAAAATGTTATGGATGTCATGATGATGCTTATACATCCATTCACAAGTTGTTTCTAGATTCATCCTTTGAAAGCTGGGCTGCTTTGGTTCACTTCacccccaaaaaagaaaaaaaaaaaagctatcctctttcctctcttccCTTCTTCAATATGATAATAGCTTGTTCAGATGCTTTCCTGAGAGAGGAGTTCTTCTGAGCTTGATAGCATTTTGTCATCTTATTTTCACAAGCCTTTAACCATTCTGGCCCATTGTGGAAATAGTCAAATTTAATTCAGTCTAATTGCAGTTGATGTCTCTAAAACATTGACTTATTTTAGTGGGAACCAATCCTCTGATCCCATTTGCTACATCTTTACAGAAGGGAAGTAGCTATGAAGCCGAAACCCGCCTCTCCTTTGTTGAAGGTGCCCGGGATGTTGCTATTCTAGATGCAATGCTTGAATCTGGGATGAGGCAGGGAGCCCTTATTCAGGTGAAAAAGTTTTAGCTTATTGATGCAGATCCCTCTGTTGCTGACATGGTTATATCAGCTATGAAGATGATTTTTTAGGTGCTTTAGAATCTCCATCCCTTTTAAGATTAATATATGAATTCACCCTTGTTATGGATATTATTTCTTTTGCCCACTCAATCCTATAAAGCAAAGTTGAGTTCTATATCTTTACAATTTCTAGCATGTGATGTTAAGCATGAAGATTGAAGAGATCGTGAGGAAGATTTGAATTGGTGATGAATGATACagagaaagggaaggaaatgagAGGCTTGTGAGGTGAGAGATATGATGAAGGATGCCATTAGAGATGAGGAAGGTCTCAAGGGTTCCTCTATGAATGCCATGGATGAACTCTTGAATGCTGCATTTTCTGAGAGATAGATTTCATTACTTTGATTCTAACTTCACTGAGCTCTAGCCTCTAGTAGCTACACGAAAAAAACTGCCATGATTGTCTGCAGAAACTTTACAAGCCGCATAAAATTTCATTACTTTGGCACCCACTAAAccaacaagaaacaaaaagctcAAAAGGACAATCACAACTTGCTACAAAACTATACCCATCTCTATATACAGAATTatacaaaaggaaaacatgtGAAATcatgataaatttttattaaaaatgttttactttgCTACTGATAGAAAGGAAGAAAACCCTTAATGTTATATAAATATTGACTTTTCTTAACTTTATAGATACAATTTAAAATTGGGAGGACTTCTTTAAGCTTAGTGCAGACAATATATAAATGATTGGGTGTGGGTCATTATATGAATGAATACGGGTTTGACCAAATAGAATTTGGACCGAACCAAATAGAATTCGAGCCACCAAACTTTAACAATATTATATTAAtgaattatcatttttgtttaattattaaaaaatgcatgaaCCTCGAAACTTGAATTTGAAGATTATTATTCACATTGAAATACCAACTAACgacatatttttatgttttcatacatattaattattttttaatttcttattctataatcaaatttatgttttatgattttaaaataattattttattggttgggagacTAGGAATTTAAAACTAACCCTAGGTGGGGTTTGAGACATGGATATATTGAACCAATTGATGGAAGGTCTGATACAAACCTGTCTTCTCAAATTCGAAATTTTTTAGGGTTATCTTATTCTTCACCTGCAAAGTGTTGACTCCATGTCAAAAGATGCTTTCTGAGGTTCCTCTATATAAGATACGGTTTTAAGTTTCTTTAAGGGGCTTCTTccatattatattttgttatacTCTGGTTGTTAAGTCCAGCTATTCAAACTAGACTAGGTGCAGAGAAAGAACCATAATCTTTGGATCAGAGTTtgagttcaaaaaaaaaaaaacaaaaaagcaaaaaaaaattgtagaatctttCTCCCATATTTGGTTGGAAGGCCTGTTTGGCCAGTAGCAGAAGAAGTGCATATGCCCACATGCTGATCATCAATAAGACAATACAGTTACAATGACCCCATTTTGTGCCTTGACAAAAGGCCTATTCTTTTCTACTATTTCAGAAGTAGTTGCCTAAAGAAAACAACATCCGTCCAATTTTTCTACAGAAAACAATCATCTGCTAGCCTGTCTCTCACTGTTAATTATTTCGTAAGTTGTTGCCCAGACAGCGACATCCTCCCACCGTGTCGGTGGAACCGGATTCCTCTGCCGACGAACACTGGTGAAAATTCATGCCTTGGTTGCATGGTTTCCATTGTCCAACCATCTGGACTTTGTCTTCCCCTTGTGGAAGCTTTTGGTTCAAGCGTTTTGGGGTTGTAATGAAACTTGTCACCAAACAAGGAGTAAGCCCATGTTTGTTGGTTGAAAAATTGATTACTGCCGAGATGGTCCCAAACACCATCTCCTCTCAGGCCCTGGATCAGCTAGCACATCCTTTTCAGGAGttagaaaatggaagaaaatgaagttACCCTCTCAATTTTCTGCTCTCTAGGTGTCTTGTGGCCACTTTTTTCAGACCATCACTACAAGAAATTTACCTAAACCCTACGCTTGGTAGTTCACCAAAGATCTACTAAGTCAGTTCCTTACAAAATTAAtcatactctctctctctatataataaaaaaatattttcaaaaaataggaagaacaatttttggaaactatccattctttgattttcaagtCGTTCTATTCTGAATCATTTCTAcaaccaaaaatatttaaacccCAGGGTTTTCTGACTTGATTTCTTTATCCCAACACCACACAAGGATCTGAAGCTTGAAGCCCACTTCCAAGACATTAATAACACAGTACACAGTACTGTGCTTTTATTAGTGGTATATTTTTGGTGCAGTTGCTTTTCCTGGTAACCAATCAGACATCTAAGTATCTAACCCAAACCGTTGCCATCAAGCCAACTGTCatagaaaaaggggaaaaaaaaattaccatctACTGCATGGAATGATGGACATGTCATGGACCTCATGGCATGGTATTGTCAAAAAAACTTTCAATCCACATGATTTTAGATGCTGGGATTCgtttttgtttgatgataatCTTAATAATCCCAaaagggttttttatttttatttttttaacaataaaaattttattttccccactaatattttttataagattttttttaattattaaattaaataaatattttctttgacaaACCTATCACACCTACCACTCATtctttctcattattttctcaaCTGCTACACCAAAGTTGATTGAGTACAAGTTTGGCAGGCATTTTCTCACCAAACAATGAGGGAgttcattttggaacccttgAAAGCTACTAATCTTATGACTTTTTGTTTAAGATTATGGACAAAATTAAAAGCACCACTCTGCTAGCTTTGTTTCAAAATGGGGCCAAACCACaattttaactttcaaaattGATGTCTAGGATTTTTCTGTCTATAAGAAGTCATTTTGATAACATATCCAAAAATGATGATTAATCAAAATGGATTATTctcacattttttatattttgatattggTGTAGGCCCTTTTTTTCGAGTGTCTCAGGCCATGTTTggtaaccatttttaaaaataactcttaaaaacagtttttaaaaat
Proteins encoded in this region:
- the LOC100245027 gene encoding dehydrogenase FPY6 isoform X1; the encoded protein is MENPPQIAVLGGGIFVRTQYIPRLAEISHLFVLKAIWSRSQESANITVELARKNFPDVECKWGEDGLDEIINDSSITGVAVVLAGQFQVEMSLRLLKAGKHVLQEKPAAASISEAETALSHYNSICASIPGQPIWAVAENYRFEPAFVECKKLMEEIGDMMSIQVIVEGSMNSSNPYFSSSWRRNFTGGFILDMGVHFIAGLRMLVGCEIASVSAITSHVDTMLPPPDNISSVFQLENGCSGVFVMVVSTRAPKIFWRVVGLKGTLQLERGNKEGSHGYQFSFHGADGQCKSSFYPFSGVTEELKTFIHDISQATLKKGSSYEAETRLSFVEGARDVAILDAMLESGMRQGALIQVKKF
- the LOC100245027 gene encoding dehydrogenase FPY6 isoform X2, which translates into the protein MENPPQIAVLGGGIFVRTQYIPRLAEISHLFVLKAIWSRSQESANITVELARKNFPDVECKWGEDGLDEIINDSSITGVAVVLAGQFQVEMSLRLLKAGKHVLQEKPAAASISEAETALSHYNSICASIPGQPIWAVAENYRFEPAFVECKKLMEEIGDMMSIQVIVEGSMNSSNPYFSSSWRRNFTGGFILDMGVHFIAGLRMLVGCEIASVSAITSHVDTMLPPPDNISSVFQLENGCSGVFVMVVSTRAPKIFWRVVGLKGTLQLERGNKEGSHGYQKGSSYEAETRLSFVEGARDVAILDAMLESGMRQGALIQVKKF